The Comamonas endophytica sequence CGTCCCGGCACACGCAGCGCCCCTGCCCCCAGCCCCGACGCCGGCAGCCATGGCGCCCCGCCTGACATGGGCTGGGCGCCCGACAGTGCCCCTGTGGAAAGCTACGGCCAGGCCAGCGCCAGCGGCCCCTGGAGTCCGAGCCCGGGCAAGGGCCGCAAATGGGAAAAAGGCAGCTGGGGGAAGGACCGCCAGCCGGCCAACCGCTTCGAGGCCGCCTCGCGCGGCCCGCGCAGCGCGCCGGCAACGCGCACCGACCAGGCGGCGCGGCTGCTCATGGCGCACATGGAATTCATGGAAGAGCTCTCGCACGAGGACTTCGATGCGCTGTCGCGCTGCACCGCGCCGCATGGCGGCTTGTTTGCCTGGCTCGAGGCCCAATTTCAGGAGCATGGCGCGCAGCCCTGGGCGGTGCTGCGCGAGCGGCTGTGCGACTGCCTCGATGCCGATGTGGCACCGCTGGCGGAGAAGCTGATGACGGGGCCGCACGCCCAGCCCGAGGGCGAGCTGCCCGAGCTGCGGCGCGAGCTGCGCGGTGTGCTCAACCGCATCCTGATCGACCATCTCAAGCAGCAAACCCATGTTGCTGCAATGGCTGTTGCCACCAACCCGCTTGCGGCGCAGCAACTGCGCGATCTCTACGCGCGTTTGCAGTTTCTGCAAAATGAAATGCGCAATCCCTCTTGAAATAGCTGGACAAAGATATAATTAGGAGCTAGCGGCAAGAGCGACAGCAGCACCTCCGGGCCGGGTCAACGTGAAAAACACGTAAGTAGCAGCAACTGCACGGACCCAAATACCGCAAGGACTGCACCCCAAATGTTCGCCCATACATCTTGCCCGGGAGATCTTTCTCCGGACGCCCGTCCACCTTGCGTGGGCCCGCGTCCACGCGCCGCAGTTCCAGGCGCTTGCGTTTTCTTTGTTCGATTTTGCTTCAGAGGTGCTCATGCCCGCTTCAAAGTCTCCGAAGTTGCCCAAGTCCGGCCCTGCCGCGCATGAAATATCCGTGCCTGCAACCGCAGCTGCCAAGGCCGCGCCAAAAGCCTCGGCCAAGACCGTAACAACTGCGAACCCCACAGCGACCGAGCCCTCCTCCGCTGTCAAGAAAGTCAAATCCGTGGCCACCAAGACCTCTGCCGAACTCATTGCCGCCGCCGACGCCCTGCTGGCGGCCGCCTCCCCCGCCAAGCGCGGCCGCAAACCCAAGGCCGCTGCCGAAGACGGCACCGAACCCGCCGTGAAGAAGGCCCCCGCGGCCAGGAAGGCGGCCGCCCCTGCCGCTGCCGACAAGGCTCCGGCCGCCAAGCGCGGCCGCAAGCCCAAGGCCAAGGAAGAAGGCGATGACATTGACGACACCGACCTGTCGGACATCGAATCGGATCTCGAAGGCGAAGAGGAAACGGTCGAAGCCGCGGCCAGCACCACGACCGAGAAGGTCAAGCCGCTGCGCATGAAGATCAGCAAGGCCAAGGAACGCGCGCTGATGAAGGAATTCGGCCTGGACGAGACCGTCCTGACCGAAGAGGAAATGCTGACCCGCCGCCAGCGCCTGAAGGCGCTGATCAAGCTGGGCAAGACGCGCGGCTACCTGACGCACGGCGAGATCAACGACCACCTGCCCGACAAGCTGGTCGATGCCGAAACGCTGGAAGTCGTCATCTCCATGCTCAACGACATGGGCGTGGCGGTCTATGAACAGACGCCCGACGCCGAGACGCTGCTGCTGAACAACACCGGCCAGTCGGCCACGACCGAAGAGGAAGCGGAAGAAGAAGCCGAAGCCGCGCTCTCGACCGTGGACTCCGAGTTCGGCCGCACCACGGACCCGGTGCGCATGTACATGCGCGAGATGGGCACCGTCGAGCTGCTCACGCGCGAAGGCGAGATCGAGATCGCCAAGCGCATCGAAGGCGGCCTGCAGGACATGATGGAAGCCATCAGCGCCTCGCCGGCGACGATCGCCGAGATCCTCAACATGGCCGAGGAGATCCGCAGCGGCAAGGTCGTCATCTCGACCATCGTCGACGGCTTCTCCAACCCCAATGAAGCCGACGACTACGTGGCCGAGGAAGACTTCGACGAATTCGACGAAGAGGACGACGACGACGGCAAGGGCGGCTCCAAGGCGCTGACCAAGAAGCTCGAAGAGCTCAAGAACGATGCGCTGGCGCGCTTCGACAAGATGCGCGACCTGTTCGAG is a genomic window containing:
- the rpoD gene encoding RNA polymerase sigma factor RpoD, with the protein product MPASKSPKLPKSGPAAHEISVPATAAAKAAPKASAKTVTTANPTATEPSSAVKKVKSVATKTSAELIAAADALLAAASPAKRGRKPKAAAEDGTEPAVKKAPAARKAAAPAAADKAPAAKRGRKPKAKEEGDDIDDTDLSDIESDLEGEEETVEAAASTTTEKVKPLRMKISKAKERALMKEFGLDETVLTEEEMLTRRQRLKALIKLGKTRGYLTHGEINDHLPDKLVDAETLEVVISMLNDMGVAVYEQTPDAETLLLNNTGQSATTEEEAEEEAEAALSTVDSEFGRTTDPVRMYMREMGTVELLTREGEIEIAKRIEGGLQDMMEAISASPATIAEILNMAEEIRSGKVVISTIVDGFSNPNEADDYVAEEDFDEFDEEDDDDGKGGSKALTKKLEELKNDALARFDKMRDLFEKMHKIYDKEGYGTPAYMKVQAALTEELMTIRFTAKTIEKLCDLVRAQVDDVRKKERELRRIIVDKCGMPQETFIKEFPANLLNLEWVVKQAHSNKSWSTVLERNIPPVQELQQNLIDLQTRVVVPLPGLKDINKRMNDGERASRDAKKEMIEANLRLVISIAKKYTNRGLQFLDLIQEGNIGLMKAVDKFEYRRGYKFSTYATWWIRQAITRSIADQARTIRIPVHMIETINKMNRISRQHLQEFGFEPDASILAAKMEIPEDKIRKIMKIAKEPISMETPIGDDDDSHLGDFIEDGANTAPIDAAMQAGLRDVVKDILDGLTPREAKVLRMRFGIEMSTDHTLEEVGKQFDVTRERIRQIEAKALRKLKHPSRSDKLRSFIDSL